Genomic DNA from Setaria italica strain Yugu1 chromosome V, Setaria_italica_v2.0, whole genome shotgun sequence:
AAATTACGATCATTCCTTCGAAAATAACAGCTACTACAGAAACATTATACATGAtaaatgttttttaaaaaaagatatgCAAGAACAGGTTGATATGTAGCAACTTCAGTATGTACTGTGTGCAATTCTGGTTGTTACGGATCAACGGGAAATATGGATAAAGGGCACACAAGTCACAACTCTCAAGCAGTTTTATACACGGTGGTTTAAAGAAAGATCAAACACTGTGGTTAACAGACTGTTTATTACTTCTTTCAGCATGGCATATAATTATATGCTTCATAATCTTGCCACACTGCAGCATTCCTTAACATTAGTGCGGCCGGAAGACCATGTATGCAAATTAATGGAGACTATTTTTTCTTATATAGTCCTTAAACTGTCAAGGTACCTGAGGAGATAGTGCAGCTTGTTGAGATGCTTGAGGTCTCATTTGTGCATGGGCAAACCGTTGTTGGGCACCATAGGGGATAGTTCCATTTGGTCTCATCTGACTCATCCCCATAGTACCCATGACTCCCATGGGCTGCATCCCTTGCAGCACTTGAGCTGTATTAGCATTATTCAATTGTGTACCTTGTACCATGCCCTTTTGCCTTGCCTACAGGAACATAGAAGTCAATTACTCTATTAGTAGCTTCTAAGAAATAATGAAAATAATACTCTCCTTGAATTAAATCCAGCTGGCTGTAGGTACCTTAAAAAGAAACACTTTCCTCACCCAATCAAAATTCCAAAAGGCAAACTCTGGACAGTGTCATTCCTTTTAACAGGCCACTTATTCATTGTGCAATTTTTCTCGATGAAAGTATTTACAACCACAAGTAGAACTATCTACTAATAAGTATTATTGCTAAGAGATTTTATAATTGAGTTtagataatttattttctttccaGTCCACCTTCACATCCAAGAGTTTAATCTTTGGTCCTTCTTTTTGTCCATGTCATGATGCAGTAAATAACTTCAAAAGAAATAGGAGTATTCTGGATTCACTACTCATTTCCTTTTAATTGAACATAGATGGGTATAGGAAACCTGTTCGACCATGCTTAACAAGCTTCGACTGCCCATGTATATTCTTGCGTGATTTCACATGTACAGGTATTTTACAAAGCTGTTTCTACCCATCAAAACGAACCTGATTGAACAGATAAAAAAACAAGGAGTCCTAACACCAAATTATGGTATAAAATTATTGTGATTGCTTCTAGCATGAGTAATTCACATTTAAAAGTCTTCCCCTCACATTTTATCCTTCCTGTTATGGTGCACGAGGAGATGCAAAATTCAGTTTACTTATGGAGGCCCCGAGGCTCCAAATTCAGTAATTCACCTGCGCCATCATCTGTGACTGGAGCCCAAAATGTGCCGCGGATGCCGCGTTTCCCTGGCCTTGCAGCATCCCCAGCTGCCCCTGCCCAAGCATGGGCGCACGCCCCgccagctgctgctgttgctgctggccCACCAGTCCTCCGCCGCCCGAGAAGCTCATCTGAGCGCCGTACATCCTAGCCGCCATGGCGGCGTACTGCGGGAGCTGGCTGGCGGTGGAGAGGCGGGAGGTCGACCCCGAGCGGTGGATCTGGCCGAACCCCccagcgccggcccccgcctGCGTGGGCGACGGCGCCTGCagctggggcggccgcggcgggtaGTCCATGGATCCTCCGCCCcccgaggcggccgcggccgccgggtcGAGCTGCTGCGGGGACGAGATGTGCGCGGAGAGGTCGGAGACGGTCGGGGACGGGGGGATttggggggagaggagggggttggggttggggttCTGCGGGGTGGAgacggaggccgcggcggtgaGCTGGTCGGGCTGCGCCGGCGACGCGGAGGCGGCCACGGGCGGCGGATCCGCCATGGCGGGGCTGTAGGGTTTCGGCGGCGGTAGTCGGACGGGGACGAGACGGACGACGCGGTTGCGTCGGGGGCCGGGGCAGGGCAGGTACGGGTTCGTGTGGGGCACTTTGACGTGTGTGCGTAGTCTTTTCGGCGGTCGAGTCAGAAGGAGGGTTAGATGCTGTCCGGGTCACTGGCGGGCGGGCCCCACGGATCATTTAGCGGATAAGAGCCCCTGTTCGAGCTTTTGCCGTTTGGTGAGGAACTTTTGGGTTCATGCTGATGCACCGGACTATACCGAGTTCCGGGCATGTCAGCAGCACACCTCGTCGAAAAAGATGTTCTACTAGAAGTTttcttcaaaaaagaaaagaaattgctctGCTTTTGGATCGTCTGCACCATGTTGTAGTCACATTGGCATCGGAAAACAGCATTCGTGCAATGTTGTGGGTTCAGCTGATGAAAACCGTACATGTCAAGCACTCTTTTCATGCACGCACGTATTCACAAGCTAGCACTCTCCCGTCTTCCCCCACACAAAGCGTAGCAGCCTAGCAGCGCAGGTCTCGCAAAGTAAAACTTTTCAAGTACACGTTTggtttttttcccttcctcccCCATGTTGTGGATTGGTTCATGTTAAGAATGTTGGATCTAAACTAATATGAATATGAACTTAACGACAGAGGATCCCTTAGCCTAAAATATAATCACATCATCTAATCTTTAGATACGAAGAGAAAATTTAGCCGGAACCTTAAATACTCATGATTTACCTCCGGACTCGGTGAAGACATTGATGCAGATGTAGAAGTGAAGATCTTGTCACCAAATTAAGAGGATCCACCTCCTAGACCTTCAATGCTTGATCGGATTTGTGGAATTATGTGATGTTGGGTTGATTATATAGCAAGTTGTATCGCAAGGGTTGTAGCCGACCGTAACAACTTACTTAGATATTTCAGATTCAGGCGATAATCATCTCTTATTAATCTCGGATTAATTCTAAGATTAATTACAAGTGGTTGGCCAAGGTCCAAGATAAATTCAAAACGAGGTCGTATGATCATAGGACACCGAGTAGCAGCAAAGCACTTATCTGGTCGATTGGTTCTGCAATTGTGCTCACGGTCCTCCTGAGTCCCAAACCTCGTCGTTTGAAACATGCCAGGCAAAATCAAACCTCGTCGTTTTGTCGTGCAGGAGGCGCACGGTGCTGTCGCTTACCAGTTCGCCATCTGCCGACCTCCTCTGCCTCTCCCTCACCGCCGACGAGCGAAGCACGGCGCGTCGCGTCAGATCCAATTCACTGCCGTCCAGGTCAGGCGTCCGGCCAGAGACCGTCGTCCGGCGGACGGCCGTCTCCCGTTGGACCCGCAACATAAACTGCCGATGCGCGCTTGGCGCCCTGCTCTGCCTACGGCCAGTGCGCACCTGGTGGGTGGGACCGTGGGAGGGGCCACAAGCCCTTGCCGTGACGGGTCATGCGCGCTCGTGCCGTCGTGCGCGACGGGGCCGAGCGCGTTCGTGATCGTGAAGCCAAGACCTCGGCTCGGGGCAGCCGGCAGCCGGGTGCGAGCTTGCTCCCAGCCCGGGAGCCATCACAACCCACACTGGCCCCGTCCAAAGACTTCGGCCAAGCGAAGCCAAAGCCCGCTGCCCGCTGCCTCTTTTTCCAACCCCTTTCCGCGTCGGCAGTCCAATTCGTCTGTGCGCGCACATCGGCCTGCGCCAAAAGAAACCCACGGCCGCGCCCGGGATTTCTGCTTCCGGCGGGCTGTCGCAGTgtcgcctcctccgcgccccaGTCCCACCTGGAAACGGTTCAACACTGAACACTTCGTCGATCCTGCGGTGGCACCTAGCTGCGAGCCTGAGAGGCTGCAGCACCGTGTCGATAAGCTCATCACTCTCCGTTCAAGGAAGAAATACAAAAAGGATGGGGACCCCGGACGTCTCGGGTTTATCCACTGGATTTAGTTTCCAGTGGATCACGCCACCCGGCAGTTGAAACTTTCCACTGCTGTAAGCTTCGGAGCTCTGAAAAAAACGCACTTCCGATATGATCTCCCAATGGCAGACTCGTCGTGCGAGACCACGCAACCATTCCCTTCCAAATATTCCTGGAACCTGGATTGAGCTGCCCGAAAACCCATTGGCTGTGCATTCCGCGGGCAACGAAAGCGTCAAACCATTGAGCTGTCGATCCGTCGTCAGACATGCACATCAAGCTCAAGGTGCATGCGTGTCAGTTAGAGAATAGCACACTGTTAACATTTAGACTTTCATAGCGGTATTGGACCCATCGTTTGGGTTCCGGTCGGTCTCAGTTCGAACAGTAGTTTCCAAACCCTTTCTTGCTGGGCTATGGGATTAGTTGTTGATGTCCCTTTCCATGGCGATTTTGCCCGCCCTTTTTATACCCCGTCATCTCTCAAGCGTCCGTCCTTGGCCACACTACTACTCATCATCCCTATCCAGCTCTTTCACTCAAGTCACAGAGCACAAAAGCTTCTAATTTCTCAGACAGCTTCTCGCCGAGCATGGAAGGCATCATCCCGTTCGTCTTCAAGGTCATAGCTCAGTACAAGGAAGAAGAGCATGCCTCCTTCGGCGGCTTGACCTCTGATTCCGACGAGCCCTCGCCGGTGTCGTCGTACGTGCTCCTGCCGGGAGATTCTGACGGCCGCCACCGCGACGAGAGGAACCAGCAGCTCTGCTCGACGTCCGTGCACGCCGAGGCCGTCACCACCTGCACCGCGCGGGCGTCTCCGATCCGATGCTCGACGCTGCGCCGGCGAGCTTAGGATCTTTAATCAATGAATTTGCTGGTCAAAGCGCGGTGCCTCGCAAGACGAACAAGTATGGTATGATCATGTGCAAAGACATCGAGCAATAGTACGAACTGGAAACGAACATACTGGTTTAGTGGTTTTCAGGTTCTGTGCAGTTTTTACTAGCTTTTATGCCCTTTTTTCCACTGTCGCTGGAGGTTGAAACGAGGGTGTTTGATCCTGGatctaaagtttagttcgtgtcacatcggatattcggatgctaattaggaggattaaacatgagctaattacaaaactaattgcagaacccctaggttaaatcgcgagacgaatctattaagcctaattaattcatcattagcgaatgtttactgtagcaccatattgtcaaatcatggactaattagccttgatggattcgtctcgcgatttagcctaggggttgtgaaattagttttgtaattagcctatgtttaatactcctaattagtgtccaaacattcgatgtgacaggggctaaagtttagtccggggatccaaacacccactaAGTCTCAAAGGAGGCTTTGCAAAGTTAAACATCAAGTGTTTTGTAGTGTAGGCAACCAGTAAGTGCGCAATAGCACCAGCAACCAGTCAtgtaagggtgcgtttggataGGAGACAATGTAGAATGGGATGATCCCGTCCTAATTTTCTgagatgggatgatcccatttcatgtttggttgaatgggatggggtcgtcccaattttttgtttggttggagagattgcaaCAGACGGGATgagcaccgttttctccttCCGTTAGACACCGTTTGTGGGGCCCACTCGTCATACTAAcaacgtcttcttcttcctccctgcaccACACTGGCCTTCCTGCTCCACCCGtggcgccgcccctgctcgcctccgcccgcgtccgccccggccgcgtccgccccggccgcgcccgcctccgcccaccgGAGCTCCGGCCGCGGCCGCATCTTGCCGCGCCTGCCGCGGCTGCAGGAGCTCCGACCGCGCCCGCTGCGGCTGCAGGAGCTCCGACCGCGCCCGCCTGACGAAGAAGACACGGCGTTGACGGAGACGAAGTGggacgcccccgtccgctcgttttggaggGACGGGGTACCCCGCATATAGAGAGAATATTCTCTTCTAGGCCTACCTGTCCTCCAACTAAACGCGGgatgaagtgggatcgtcccgtcccgtctcACTTCGTCCTcggaaccaaacgcaccctaataTATGGGGCTGTTTGGcacacaggggctaaaatttagccctgtcatatcggatgtttgatactaattagaagtattaaacattggttaattacaaaactaattgcacaacccctaggctaaatcgcgagacgaatctattaagcctaattagtccatgatttgacaatgtggtgctacagtaaccattcgctaatgatggattaattaggcttaatagattcgtctcacgatttagcctaggggttctgctattagttttgtaatcagctcatatttagtcgtcctaattagtatccgaacatccgatgtgacaggactaaaatttaacctctgtctcccaaacaccccgtcATGGTCGCGAACAGTGGTGCCGCCATGATTTCCTCGTCACTCAATAGCAGTGTATAACTGTATATTGTACAGGACGGTTAATTCTATCCTTCTGCTTTTTTTGGGGGGAAGTTCTGTCATTTGGACGAGGTTAACGCGCGGCCGGTCGCGCAAACGAATAGCGCGCGACCTCTATCCAACGCTACAACCTGCAACAACTCACTGTTTCCCCTTTTCTAATTTATTAGTTAGGCTGGCACATGTCCTTCTCAACGGATGGAACAGACTAGTAGATGTCGCTTTCGTTGGTGACCTTAGCGACGAAAAATGCTTTGGGGTGTTTGTTTCTccgggtgtttgtttctttagtcgattctaaaattcctgtcacattgaatgtttacatactaattagaagtattaaatatagattaattataaaatcaattgtacagatggagattaatttgcgagatgaatctattaagcctaattagtccatgatttgacaatgtggtgctacagtaaacatgtgctaatgattgattaattaggcttaatagattcatctcatgaattagcctccaatctgtgtaattagttttataattagctcatgtttagtcctcctaattagcctacgaatattcgatgtgacataaattttagtccggactaaagatccaaccACCCCTGGtcactcctaaaattcctatcacatcaaatgtttagatactaattaggagtattaaacatagatcaattacaaaatcaattgcacagatggagactaatttgcaagacgaatctactaagcttaattagtccatggtttggcaatgtgatgctacagtaaacatgtgctaatgatggattaattaggcttaatagattcgtcttgtgaattagtctccatctgtgtaattagttttataattagctcatatttagtcctcctaattagccttcgaatattcgatgtgacatgaattttagtccagactaaagatccaaacaccccctttatTTTTTAGATGGCAATTACTCTTTCGTCAAGTGCTCGTTTTAAGTCTGATTGCATCATTGTGTTTTTTTCAATAAGATCATATTTTATATGTTTTAAGCCTATTTTATACGACGATGAAGTTATATTGATTGTAAGTAGTAACTTATGTACAGACTGTGTAACAACATATGTATCAAACTTATGCAGATAGTAGTCGATAACTATAGATACGTCGTGACAACTTATGTTGAGTGACATACTATACAATGATTTATGCATCAACTTATGTTGTATTTCTACTGGTCTAGTAGCGAATTTACATTGCGACAAATTTATCAACTTATGTAAACATTGCGTACCAACTCGTATTCGGACAATATTATGTATTGTTTGGTAGTAATTTATGTAGATACAATATGGTTACTTACGTAGATCCTCACAGAGGTAAACAACATAATAGAGggtaaaaattattttttagcaATTTATCTACTTGAGAGATTTACGCATAAATTGTCACGCACGTAGTGTATAAGTAACTATTGTACATTCAATATAATTTGCCAGTTTATAAAAATTATTCCAAAATAATGCATCATGGATCTTGTTTTTTAGATCTTATCGCAACAGGCACGATGGTGTAAACGGAATTGAAAATGGACAATCAAGTTATCATATTATTTTTTGAAAGCAAATACCAAAATATGTCCGTGGGCCACGGCAGCCCACCTGTCTGCTGTTGGGCTACAGCAGGCCGTGGAGGGTCACGCGTTTCGCACAATGACACGATCGAGCGCTCGTTAGCTTTTTCCTATCATTTGTCCGTTGTGAGTCGTGCACAACTTATTTCTTTCCCACACGACGCATATTCTTTGCCGGGCCAATTGAGTATGTCCATGAGTGGCCTAAGATTTAGTGGCCCAAGATTTTAGCCCAATGGGCCATGATTCCATGAGAGGGAGTTGTTTCGGagctaaaaataaaaataagatgCAGAAGGTGCACATTGTTGCTAAAATTTTCCTGTTTAACTTCTGACAAAGAAAACAATTCACCTTACCTTGCTTTCCAAGCTCATCTTGTCAAACCCCCCAAAATTTCACTGCATGAGGCGTAGCCGGGGGAACAAGGCAGCCAATATTTCAGCCTATTCACTGGTTGTCCCAGCTCCTAGCACAATCAGGTTGGGTCTATCAAATCTCGAAGAAGGATCACCGAAAGTACAGTATCCAGctagttcagagttcagacaagAGCACCACACAAGAATACAGGATTAAGTTGCATAAAAATCTTTTGCAGAAAAATTAGTActactccatccattccaaattataggtcattttaacttttttaggtgcatatatattattatacatctggatatagtatatgtctagatatataataatatctatgaactaaacaaaagctaaaacgacctacaatttggaacagagggagtacttcaGAATCTATGCTATATCTATACTTAAAAATCGAAAATAATTGAAAACATTTCCCACCAAAATAATTTCCCCTACCCCTACAGAAGGACCCACCTAGCAGGTTGAGAGGTACCAAAGTTTTGACAAAAAGTGAAAACAACACTTTAGAAAATGGTTCTGCCTTTTCGCCGTCATTTTTTTcatctatctatatctatacaTACTATATCTATTCTATACTAAAGATcgaaaataattaaaaatatttCCCACCAAAACAATTTCCCCCTACCCCTTACAGAAGTACGGGGTACCAAAGTTTTGACGAAGGATAAAAACAACATTTTAGAAAATGATTCCATCATTTCGCCACCATTTTTTCACCGCAGAAAAAACATAACCGCCCGCATACCCGCCCTCGCGATTTTCACTTCCGATCCCTCGGCGATTTTCACCTTCCAGAAACCCCGAAGCCTTCCTTTTTATTGCTTTCCTTCAGTCGCTGCCATCCCATCGTGCCCGTCACGCCCTCAGGCCTGCCCTCCACCCGACGTCCGTTTCAGGGTCAAGGTCGGGGGTGCATGAACAGATCAGGGGTGCGTGCCCAGCCCAACGTTACTCGAGCGTCAGGACCCCCACACCGATGCCTACGATGACGACGTCTTATAGCAGAACCTGGCGGAGCGACAGGCAAGCAAGAACATATTGCTGTCCATCTCTTGTTTGGTTTTTCCTATTTCCAACGATCATCTGTTCATCATTGTTCCGGCGGAGGTAGAAAAGAGGTGATTTTGCTGTTTACGGTTTGCGTACGTGGTCCTTGCCAGCGGGCAGCGGGTCGACGACGAAGGTGGGGATCTCGTCCATGAGCCCGTCGGGCTTTCCCGAGATGCAGTACGTGCATGAAACCCGCCCatggcctcgccgccggggcGCGCCTGCATTCGCTTGTACCAGTAGTACATGACCCAGCACTGCCACCGGCTGTAGGCCGCGTCCATGGCCGTGAGCGCCATGTGGAATGGCCGCGCCgaccctcgccgcccgccgcctcgcgcaTCCACGCTGGCATCGCCACCACCGGCTCCCTCGCGCCCCGGCCGTGCCGGaggccggagccgccgccgccgcggagcaaTGATGAAGAGATCGTCGCCTTCCTCCGCTGCCATGACATCGCGGGATGCTGCTTCGCTGCCGTCTCGCCGCCGTTGCAAGCTGCTGAGGCCAAAAACGGGTCTCCAGGGGGCTCCATTATTATACTTCATGCATGATACGTTTGCAATACACATCCTCGTGTGCTGCCAATACTCATTTTGCTCTTAAATCTATGTGGTTCATGATGTTTCTCATTTGGCCTGATGCATTGCCATCAATCTGACTATGCTTCACAGGTTTCTTGGGTCTTAGGTATAGATTTAAGCTAAGTCTGGTTCGTGTTAACCTATCTTGAtttgcaattaattaaatatatattttagCAGTCCTCTACTATACTTTGGTGCACGCGTATATGAGGTTCTTGATTTTGGTCCAATAAACTTTGCACGCACATGATTACCTGAGCGGTCAGTAGAAAGAGCTATTTCATGGTTGTCAGGTAATCGCATACCATTTGTAACCACTGTGTGAACTGACACATCGTTTATCATATTGATCATTATAATATTAGAAATAGAATACTGATAATTGTTTCCTACCGACGGATCATCGTCTTCCACTTATGTGACAAACATAACAACCCCTAGTTCTCGACGTGGTCGTAAGAGATCAAGAGGAGAGTTTGGTTGGCCTAGTTTGTTAGTAGAAGAAACAACGGCTAGCGTGGAATGTGGTacttatatgtttttttttactttttttcatccatattaGTTGGTTTGGTTTTGCTTGGTCTTCGTTAGTTTTGACCATGGTATTTTAAAGTTGCAGGTGGTGAAGACATTGAAAATGTTGATACAACAGCAGaatataaaaggaaaaaaagaaaggataatTATACCAATTTGccggaggaggaaaaggagaggaggCGTGCAAAGTCCAGCGAAAATTGTCACCATAATAAGACCGAGGGAAAAACAAGCACTACGCTGCAACACTTAACAGGCACTATGCCGCAACACAAAATCTTGTCAATGTCATGGACATCAACTTTCAAGTGCCCAAATTGTTATCATTGGGTTACGACCATGTTTGCCTCGTAGAGGTTTTTTTCTTTAGAACATGGAATTTCAAAATGCTTTCAAATTGCTATGAACATGGTTTTTTAAGAATATTTATATGCAAAGAACTATTTAAAGAGCATGACCCAAAGGATGATGGCGACAACTGGCTACGTAGAAATGATAACTTGCCCAAGGCTAAATATGTCGGACTCTATACATGAGTTTGATCAATGCTTAATTGGAAATTCACCTTTACCATTATCATTAGGGTACTATCTAAATTATGTCTTTCCACTACGCCAGAattgatttgtgctggcacagGGAATTTAGCGTGCCGGCGGGTGGGATtagcacccgctagcacaaagCTTCCCTAGGCAAGctcatctgtgctggcgggtggctaaagatgcccgccagcacagaaccGTCTGTGCTAGCGGGCAAGTACCCGCCAGCAGAGACGGTATCtgtgctggctcaaggttgctggcggATGTgatacccgccagcacaaacctGTTTTAGTTGCCAGCACAAATTTGTTCTAGCCGCCAACACAAAGTTTTTCTAGCGTAGTGTTTGTAAATGGATTTCATTGCCTAGATGCAAGTTATGGATGTAATTACATACCAATGGatgtttattttgatgaagaATTTTTACCCTTTGCTATCATGCATTCAAATGACTGGCGGATTACATGGCTGATCTCAATTTTTATTCTCCTTAGCATTACATTAGTCACGTGGGacaaatttttatttatttgatttGGCTAAtgtatggatgaaaatattcatAGTATGTTTTGAGTTTTCTAAAATATTATattgtttttttcttaataTACCGATGTACGATGGATCGGTAATAAgtctatattttttttctaaatcaaCTGGGTGCCGCATCGTGCACTTTACTAATCAACAGAAAATCAGCGCCCAAGCGCAAACTTACCTCCACGCGTATCACGTTGCGCTGCACCGATGAGATCCATTGATAGCCCGTCGGTCGCAGATCGCGCTTGCGGCTTCAGGAGGCAAGGCAACCCGGCCGGTTCCTTGGGT
This window encodes:
- the LOC101771906 gene encoding uncharacterized protein LOC101771906, with the protein product MEGIIPFVFKVIAQYKEEEHASFGGLTSDSDEPSPVSSYVLLPGDSDGRHRDERNQQLCSTSVHAEAVTTCTARASPIRCSTLRRRA